The following coding sequences lie in one Cannabis sativa cultivar Pink pepper isolate KNU-18-1 chromosome 5, ASM2916894v1, whole genome shotgun sequence genomic window:
- the LOC115716613 gene encoding tocopherol O-methyltransferase, chloroplastic, producing MMSTTRTISSPTLSLSLSPTCHSRFHPNPISSISPFNKIKLITPQRRSIFTFTMEAVDSSSSSSISNNNNSNSNSSVWKQLQKGIAEFYDESSSLWENIWGDHMHHGFYDPDSTQVSLSDHTTAQIRMIEEALRFAGMTSGGDDDMEVVDVGCGIGGSSRYLANKFNAKCEGITLSPVQAQRANQLAFAQGLAHKVSFQVADALEQPFEDGKFDLVWSMESGEHMPDKQKFVSELVRVAAPGGRIIIVTWCHRDLEEGEESLQEWEQNLLKKICDAFYLPAWCSTAHYVKLLQSHSLEDIKSADWSANVAPFWPAVIKSALTWKGFTSLLRAGMKTIKGALAMPLMIEGFKKGVIKFSIITCRKPPLSSSS from the exons ATGATGAGTACCACAAGAACAATCTCTTCTCCAACTTTGAGTTTAAGTTTAAGTCCCACGTGCCACTCAAGATTTCACCCAAACCCAATCTCATCAATCTCACCCTTCAATAAGATTAAACTCATCACCCCTCAAAGAAGATCCATATTCACCTTCACCATGGAGGCTGTTgattcttcatcatcatcttctatatctaacaacaacaatagtaatagtaatagtaGTGTGTGGAAGCAGCTTCAAAAGGGTATAGCTGAATTTTACGATGAGTCATCCAGTTTATGGGAGAATATTTGGGGAGACCATATGCACCATGGTTTCTACGACCCTGATTCAACCCAAGTGTCACTCTCAGATCACACAACTGCCCAGATTCGAATGATTGAGGAAGCCCTCAGATTTGCAGGAATGACCAGTGGTGGTGATGATGATATGGAGGTTGTGGATGTGGGTTGTGGGATTGGAGGGAGTTCCAGATATTTGGCTAACAAATTTAATGCCAAGTGTGAGGGTATCACTCTCAGTCCTGTCCAAGCTCAAAGGGCCAACCAACTTGCTTTTGCTCAAGGATTGGCCCATAAA GTATCATTCCAAGTGGCAGATGCATTGGAACAACCATTTGAAGATGGGAAATTTGATCTTGTTTGGTCCATGGAGAGTGGAGAACACATGCCTGACAAACAAAAG TTTGTGAGTGAATTGGTTAGAGTTGCAGCCCCAGGAGGGAGAATCATAATAGTGACATGGTGTCATAGAGATCTTGAGGAAGGAGAGGAGTCATTGCAAGAGTGGGAACAGAATTTACTCAAAAAGATATGTGATGCTTTCTATCTTCCTGCTTGGTGTTCCACAGCTCACTATGTCAAATTGCTTCAATCCCACTCTCTTGAG GATATCAAATCAGCAGATTGGTCTGCAAATGTTGCTCCTTTCTGGCCTGCTGTCATAAAATCCGCCCTCACTTGGAAGGGCTTCACCTCTCTTTTGCGCGCTG GAATGAAAACAATAAAAGGAGCATTGGCAATGCCATTGATGATAGAAGGATTCAAGAAGGGTGTCATCAAATTCTCCATCATCACATGTCGCAAACCTCCTCTTTCCTCATCATCCTAA
- the LOC115716594 gene encoding protein CDI: MGSQSEPQPTPFKIFVGYDPREDIAYQVCRHSLLKHSSIPLQIIPIVQSQLRDKSLYWRQRNQLESTEFSFTRFLTPYLADYQGWAMFVDCDFLYLSDIKQLVDLLDDKFALMCVQHDYTPKETTKMDGAVQTVYPRKNWSSMVLYNCSHPKNKILTPELVNTETGAFLHRFQWLEDDEIGSVPFVWNFLEGHNKVVEGDSNTYPKAVHYTRGGPWFEAWKHCEFADLWLNEMEDYLNKKNKDEKEEEEKEPTQTKV; encoded by the coding sequence ATGGGTTCCCAATCTGAACCTCAACCCACGCCATTCAAGATCTTCGTAGGCTACGATCCACGCGAAGACATTGCCTATCAGGTATGCCGACACTCACTCTTAAAGCACTCTTCAATCCCACTCCAAATTATCCCCATTGTTCAATCCCAACTCAGAGACAAATCTCTCTATTGGCGACAAAGGAATCAACTCGAGAGCACTGAGTTTTCCTTCACTCGATTCTTGACTCCCTATCTCGCTGATTACCAAGGCTGGGCTATGTTCGTCGACTGCGATTTCCTTTACCTTTCAGACATCAAACAACTCGTCGATTTACTCGATGATAAATTCGCCCTAATGTGTGTTCAACACGATTACACGCCCAAAGAAACCACTAAGATGGATGGAGCTGTTCAGACTGTTTATCCCAGAAAGAATTGGTCTTCTATGGTTTTGTACAATTGTTCTCATCCTAAGAACAAGATTCTCACTCCCGAACTCGTTAATACAGAGACCGGTGCTTTCCTCCATAGGTTTCAGTGGCTTGAAGATGATGAAATTGGATCTGTTCCTTTTGTTTGGAACTTTCTAGAAGGGCATAATAAGGTGGTCGAAGGTGATTCCAATACTTATCCGAAAGCTGTACATTATACTCGTGGAGGACCATGGTTTGAGGCATGGAAGCATTGTGAGTTTGCTGATCTTTGGTTGAATGAAATGGAAGATTACTTGAATAAGAAGAACAAGGATgagaaggaggaggaggagaagGAGCCTACCCAAACCAAAGTCTAG